The Fusarium keratoplasticum isolate Fu6.1 chromosome 4, whole genome shotgun sequence genome contains the following window.
tttGTTTCCTAGGACTTTCTGTGAGGTATACAATGGAAAATCGCATGATACAGGACATTCTATCTGCCAGCCTCGTTCAAGCAAGTCAGCAGTCGCTTGCCTCTACCCTGGTTCCTGCAGGTGGATGAAACCTAATCCATTCAGGATACCACTCGTCAGTCCCATGTATTTGACATTCTGGAACTTCCGCTTCCAAAACGCGTAGAAGTTCCTGCGTGTAGATGTCATAGCCATCCTGGGTCAAGTGAAGACCATCGTAGAAAAGTTTCCCGAGGTCCATGCTGGGGGATGTACTTGAAGATCCGGGCAATACGGCATCGACACCGCCATCTTTCCAACCAGTGGTACGTATCATTGCAGTCCACAGGTCAACGACAGGTACATTTTCTTTCTTGCCAATGTCCCGAATTGCTTGCGCATACATCGCCACTCTCTCTGCCCTGCCCTTCCCGTCATGTGGCAGCCGATACTCTTCCACGGGAGAGGGCGTCACAAGGAGGAGTCTAGTCCTATGGAGCCTGACACCCTCCCAGTTTAAGACGTGTCTGATATTTGATTTGAACGTCTCGAGGTCGCAGTGCTGAGGCTCGCCGGGGCTGCAGGAGTCGTTGGCACCAAAATGTACCGTCATAGCAGCGACACGAGGAACAGTTCTCGAGGGGGCCACTGCTGGGAAGAACGACGGTAGGAGAGTCAAAGCCGAGTTGGTGTTGTACCCGCCAAAACCGCGGTTCAGCACATCAAGCCGGCGCACATACCGTCTCGTCAGCTCACTCTGTAGTGAGGAGGCGCCTTGTGTGATAGAGTCTCCAAAGAGGAGCAGTTGTGGTGGCGGAGGAAGAGATGCCACTTGGGCGGCGGGTTCTGAGTGTGATAGGTCAGTTTGGACGCTCACTGGCGCAACCTGAGGTGCAGACATGGTCTGAGGATATTTTGCGCAGCGTGTTCGTGTATTCACATCCAAACAACTTCGTTTCTGTGTGGCCTGATGTGAGATGCGTACGAGGTTCGCGTCGTTTGAGGGATATCAGCTTCAGTAAAGCATGGAGACCAGCACATTCATTCGCCTCACTATTGGGAAAATATACGCCTTTCCAAATGGGCATCGGCCTCCGTATTGCCTATTTGGGCACGGGATCTCGCCCGCTTCTAGTCTTCCGTGCAATGACACCCTGAGGATAGTTTCGGTGGATGGCGTGGCGCTAACGGTTGCCTCCACTGCGCCAAGGTTGAAGACCGGCTTCTCGGCTCTGTGCTTATCACTAGCTCGaacctggagaagaggggaCATCTGGGGATTGGCTGATACCTGCACATTCAACTCGGCATGGTCATCCCGAGCGAAAGATCATCCTGGATCGCAAGAGGCACAGCTAAAGCAACACTTGCGGATGGCATCTGACGGCCACGCATACTTAAGTTGCTGTGATCCCCAGCATAATGCCATTTTGAATAGTAATCACCCATCTTCACTGTATTCCAATTCAGCGGCTTCAACATCACAatggagaaggaagatgaCAGAGTCCAGACCGTGGACAAGGTTCCAAACCCGGCAGCTGCTGATCTGGCGGCATCGAAGACAGCAAAAGTCCAAAACGTTGCCTATAGcgatgccatcgccaaggacaacctCTCTCCGCGGGCATGGTCGGTCTGCAAACTCTATGCAATCATTGCTCTTGTCACACTAAGTAAGTCAGCTCACAACGACATACCCTACACATATTGATCGTCCATAGATAATTGTGGCAACGGCTTTGATGGAACCATCATGTCGTCCGTTAATGCTATGGATCCTTTCCATGAATTTTTCGGCACTGAAATGCAAGGTGCTTCCATTGGAGCTGTCTTTGCGCTTTATAGTGTCGGAAACATCCTTGGTTGCCTCGTTGCGGCTCCTGCTTCTGATTTCTTCGGTCGGCGATACGGCATGGTCGTCGGGTCAATCTTTGTCATCATTGGTGCCGTCATCCAGGCAGCGGCCCAGAATGTTGGAGCATTTATGGCCGGGAGATTATTCCTCGGTTTTGGCTCCACCATCGCAGTAACTGCAGC
Protein-coding sequences here:
- a CDS encoding SGNH-hydro domain-containing protein, whose protein sequence is MSAPQVAPVSVQTDLSHSEPAAQVASLPPPPQLLLFGDSITQGASSLQSELTRRYVRRLDVLNRGFGGYNTNSALTLLPSFFPAVAPSRTVPRVAAMTVHFGANDSCSPGEPQHCDLETFKSNIRHVLNWEGVRLHRTRLLLVTPSPVEEYRLPHDGKGRAERVAMYAQAIRDIGKKENVPVVDLWTAMIRTTGWKDGGVDAVLPGSSSTSPSMDLGKLFYDGLHLTQDGYDIYTQELLRVLEAEVPECQIHGTDEWYPEWIRFHPPAGTRVEASDC